A single Natrialba magadii ATCC 43099 DNA region contains:
- a CDS encoding SDR family oxidoreductase: MVTVNRTEALITGFPGFLGSALLKRVLARGDAPVACLVQPQYLETARQRAQEIIAGIDRVDGDAVRLYEGDITEPDLGLGDESLEDVRELYHLAAVYDLAVDRDLAEAVNVRGTEHVLEFADDRDVDRFHYVSTCYVSGRYDGVFTEDHLQEGQTFNNHYEETKYRAEVAVQNRMDAGLPTTIYRPAIVVGDSQTGETNKYDGPYYLLRLLLAQPEWLSVTFTLPGSSDAELNVVPRDYVVDAIAYLSAREETVGEVYQLCDPTPLPIPRFVDVLAEAAGHRTVTLPTTKPIARTVSSRLSSSLPLESATLDYLDHPTRYACPKTLQALERSGLEVPAFESYVDRLVAYVLENPAVGDEPMV; the protein is encoded by the coding sequence GTGGTTACCGTGAACCGCACCGAGGCCCTCATCACCGGCTTCCCCGGCTTTCTCGGCTCAGCACTGCTCAAGCGCGTCCTCGCCCGCGGCGACGCACCGGTCGCCTGCCTGGTCCAGCCACAGTACCTCGAGACCGCACGCCAGCGAGCACAGGAGATCATCGCCGGGATCGACAGGGTCGACGGCGACGCGGTTCGGCTCTACGAGGGCGACATCACCGAACCCGACCTCGGACTGGGCGACGAGTCCCTCGAGGACGTCCGCGAACTCTACCACCTCGCGGCGGTCTACGACCTCGCCGTCGACCGCGACCTGGCGGAAGCGGTCAACGTCCGCGGGACCGAACACGTCCTCGAGTTCGCCGACGACCGTGATGTGGATCGGTTTCACTACGTCAGCACCTGCTACGTCAGCGGCCGGTACGATGGCGTGTTCACCGAGGACCACCTGCAGGAGGGCCAGACGTTCAATAACCACTACGAGGAAACCAAGTATCGCGCGGAGGTCGCGGTCCAGAACCGGATGGACGCCGGCCTACCCACGACGATCTACCGGCCCGCGATCGTCGTCGGCGACAGCCAGACGGGCGAGACCAACAAGTACGACGGCCCCTACTATCTGCTCCGCCTCTTGCTGGCCCAACCCGAGTGGCTCTCGGTGACGTTTACGCTGCCAGGATCCAGCGACGCCGAACTGAACGTCGTCCCCAGGGACTACGTCGTCGACGCAATCGCTTATCTCAGCGCCCGCGAGGAGACCGTCGGTGAGGTCTACCAACTCTGCGATCCCACGCCGCTCCCTATCCCGCGGTTCGTCGATGTCCTCGCCGAGGCAGCCGGCCACCGCACTGTCACGCTGCCGACGACGAAACCGATCGCACGAACGGTGTCGAGTCGGCTCTCATCGTCGCTACCACTCGAGTCCGCGACCCTCGATTATCTCGACCATCCGACGCGGTACGCCTGTCCGAAGACATTGCAGGCGCTTGAGAGGAGCGGGCTCGAGGTGCCGGCGTTCGAATCCTACGTCGACCGACTCGTCGCGTACGTTCTCGAGAATCCCGCCGTCGGCGACGAACCGATGGTCTAG
- a CDS encoding CARDB domain-containing protein: MSHRSVFLAACIGILVVCCAIALVPAGVSATDDDTPDPDEYDSLVDGMDGNGTADDPFHVTNVTELQAMEANLSAHYKLVSPIDASETADWNDGDGFDPIGACDFNATIDECEETPFEGSFDGGLYPIADLTIDRENESEVGLFGYVFPDGEVVDIKLRDARVTGNVEVGTVTGLNFGSIEGADVTGTTSGDLDAFPGRIGGLAGYNGGEVRDSFVDNDVIGPSFTGGAVGSNNGTIVQTHASGDVEALDISGGLVGTNVGDGEVGHSTASGDVNGTFSGFGGFVGTHVAGEGIIYESYATGDVSGETISAAGGFAGSNSALTGEAVIYDAYATGNVNGEDRLGGFVGDLGSSAFVEMSYATGSVSGAPDEASVGGFAGNVPDRDAVAITGSYYDEVTSQQDEGIGVGDGDVTGLPTQNMTDDAAAENMTAFDFAAIWTTLPDDYPTLQALDPEPMPPDPPNFAVTIDETTSPVTEGSPLNVNTTIENVGEQATEQTVSLEVAGDQRDVTTVALGGDEYETVVLTWETEVNAAGDYDATVSSDDDSETVPITVEEQPDDAVFDVTIDETNSPVTEGGNLLVNATVENTGNLADEQDVNLTINGDEVDATVVSLDGDETEEITFTWETEENDADDYDATVSSDDNSETVPITVEEQPDDAFFDVTIDETSSPVTEGEELEVGATIENTGDLADEQDIKLSINDSEMDVTTVDLDGNETEEVTLIWETEKSEAGDYVANISSNNDLDMANVSVGEKPDPPTPTPPTPDPAFFDVTVDNTTSPVTEGEKLLVNATIENTGDRSDKQDINLTINGNEVNVTSIELDSDESEKVTLTWETEKSNTGEYVVTVSTKDNTDMENVTVNAIKPAFFTVDIKEVTDSVHINEEVCEKAYITNVGEEVDTQNVVLDIDKQEGVDSTTVTLKPSKSQKVTLCHEWITADADKDVPMTVRSDNSAETVSVSIIGSEPVKEDDDEETEPDVLDDDETADGTPGFGVVGTLIVVLMAVALAHRRR; this comes from the coding sequence ATGTCACATCGTAGCGTTTTCCTGGCAGCCTGTATCGGCATACTGGTTGTCTGCTGTGCAATCGCACTCGTTCCCGCGGGGGTCAGTGCAACCGACGACGATACACCCGACCCTGACGAGTACGACTCACTCGTGGACGGAATGGACGGAAATGGCACGGCAGATGACCCTTTCCACGTCACGAACGTGACGGAGTTGCAGGCGATGGAGGCGAACCTATCGGCGCACTACAAACTAGTTTCGCCGATCGACGCGAGCGAGACGGCCGACTGGAACGACGGTGATGGTTTCGATCCGATCGGCGCGTGCGACTTCAACGCAACAATCGACGAATGTGAGGAAACCCCGTTTGAAGGGTCGTTTGACGGCGGGCTGTATCCGATTGCCGACCTCACGATCGACCGTGAGAACGAGTCTGAGGTGGGGCTTTTCGGATACGTCTTTCCCGACGGTGAAGTTGTCGATATCAAACTGCGTGACGCCCGCGTGACCGGCAACGTCGAGGTAGGTACCGTCACGGGACTGAACTTCGGGTCGATCGAGGGTGCGGACGTTACCGGAACCACTTCAGGCGACCTCGACGCTTTCCCGGGACGGATCGGCGGACTGGCCGGGTACAACGGCGGCGAAGTGCGCGACTCGTTCGTCGACAACGATGTGATCGGACCGAGCTTCACGGGCGGTGCCGTCGGCTCGAACAACGGGACCATTGTCCAGACCCACGCGAGCGGCGATGTCGAGGCGTTGGACATCTCTGGGGGCCTTGTTGGTACGAACGTCGGGGACGGCGAGGTCGGACACTCGACTGCCAGCGGCGACGTGAACGGCACTTTCAGTGGATTTGGTGGATTTGTCGGTACCCACGTGGCTGGAGAGGGGATCATCTACGAATCGTACGCGACCGGTGACGTCTCCGGTGAAACTATCAGCGCGGCCGGCGGGTTCGCTGGATCGAACTCCGCCCTCACCGGCGAGGCCGTAATCTACGACGCGTACGCGACTGGGAACGTGAACGGCGAGGACCGTCTTGGTGGCTTCGTCGGCGACCTCGGATCCAGTGCGTTCGTGGAGATGTCATACGCAACCGGATCCGTTTCCGGTGCGCCAGACGAAGCGAGCGTTGGCGGCTTCGCCGGCAACGTCCCCGACCGAGACGCCGTCGCGATCACTGGCTCGTACTACGACGAGGTAACAAGCCAGCAGGATGAGGGTATTGGCGTCGGTGACGGTGACGTGACCGGGCTGCCGACCCAGAACATGACGGATGACGCGGCGGCCGAGAATATGACCGCGTTCGACTTCGCTGCGATCTGGACGACGCTCCCCGACGACTACCCGACGCTGCAGGCGCTCGATCCGGAACCGATGCCGCCAGACCCGCCGAACTTCGCCGTGACGATCGACGAAACGACCAGTCCCGTCACCGAGGGTTCACCCCTCAACGTGAACACGACCATCGAAAACGTCGGTGAACAGGCGACCGAGCAAACCGTGTCGCTAGAGGTTGCCGGCGACCAACGAGACGTGACGACGGTGGCGCTCGGCGGTGACGAGTACGAAACCGTGGTACTCACCTGGGAGACCGAGGTGAACGCCGCCGGTGACTACGACGCCACTGTCTCCAGTGATGACGACTCCGAGACCGTGCCCATCACCGTCGAAGAACAGCCCGACGATGCCGTCTTCGACGTGACGATCGACGAGACCAACAGTCCCGTCACGGAAGGAGGCAATCTGCTGGTGAATGCTACCGTTGAGAACACCGGCAATCTTGCCGACGAACAGGACGTCAATCTGACGATCAACGGTGACGAAGTGGATGCAACGGTCGTCAGCCTCGACGGTGACGAAACCGAAGAGATAACGTTCACCTGGGAGACCGAGGAGAACGACGCCGATGACTACGACGCCACCGTCTCCAGTGATGATAACTCCGAGACCGTGCCCATCACCGTCGAAGAACAGCCCGACGATGCCTTCTTCGACGTGACGATCGACGAGACCAGCAGTCCCGTCACTGAGGGCGAGGAACTTGAGGTCGGTGCCACGATTGAAAACACCGGCGATCTTGCTGACGAACAGGACATCAAACTCTCCATCAACGATAGCGAGATGGACGTCACGACGGTGGACCTCGACGGTAACGAGACCGAAGAGGTCACGCTTATTTGGGAGACTGAAAAATCCGAGGCCGGTGACTATGTGGCCAACATTTCAAGTAATAACGACCTCGACATGGCAAATGTATCGGTCGGAGAGAAACCGGACCCACCAACGCCCACTCCACCGACACCGGATCCTGCGTTCTTCGATGTGACTGTTGATAATACAACCAGTCCCGTTACAGAGGGTGAAAAGTTACTAGTCAACGCCACGATCGAGAACACCGGCGACCGGTCCGACAAACAGGACATCAACCTAACAATCAACGGTAACGAGGTCAACGTCACATCGATCGAACTCGACAGCGATGAAAGCGAAAAAGTGACACTTACGTGGGAAACTGAAAAATCCAATACTGGGGAGTACGTCGTTACAGTTTCAACGAAAGATAATACTGATATGGAAAATGTCACCGTAAACGCAATTAAACCTGCATTCTTCACCGTCGATATCAAAGAAGTCACTGACTCGGTTCATATCAATGAAGAAGTGTGTGAAAAAGCATATATTACGAATGTCGGTGAGGAAGTAGACACCCAGAACGTTGTGTTGGATATTGACAAACAAGAAGGTGTCGACAGCACAACAGTCACGCTGAAGCCCAGCAAGTCACAGAAGGTGACACTCTGCCACGAATGGATTACTGCGGATGCAGACAAGGACGTCCCTATGACTGTTCGTAGCGATAACAGTGCGGAGACGGTCAGTGTCAGTATCATCGGATCCGAGCCGGTGAAAGAAGACGATGATGAGGAAACAGAACCTGATGTGTTAGACGATGATGAAACAGCTGACGGGACACCAGGGTTTGGTGTTGTAGGCACCCTCATTGTGGTTCTCATGGCGGTAGCACTTGCTCATCGACGCCGCTGA
- a CDS encoding PAS domain-containing sensor histidine kinase, whose translation MSSTPLTDTLRETLATFEEGGAPQTTTEVAEQFDLGRRSAYERLERLVDHDQLETKKVGGNGRVWWRPATVGGATTQDAVDSDLGKVFDRISDSFYALDEELRFRYLNDTAADLFGLDEGAIGSDIRNENVTETYENALCEALETQEPVTFEDYYPPLDKWFQNVIYSSESGLSVYTRNITERKRREQELARYETIVETSPIGITIVDSDGKMQFANDRAEEIYGRSKAQINDLSFDDSDWNEVDVDSTPLPDDEKPFPQIIESKDSVFDHVSGVSRPDGERVWVSVNGAPVYDERGEIESVVFSIEDVTERRERQRALEESERRYRTLAENFQNGLVTQFDEELRYTLAAGQAFDYLPHSPDDVEGQHLHEVWDTDVADTIEPVYQTVLEGEKQSIEGTSEGCEWIVQVVPLTDQDGEIHGGTAIALDITERKERERALEESERRYRTLAENFPNGAVGLFDDDLRYTAVGGELLDTVGVSPEDWVGNSVYDTYPDELVEEVKQYFEAALEGKMNSFEVEYHNRNLFVNTLPVRNVDDEVYAGMLVVQDVTERREYQRKLEASNERLEQFAYAVSHDLQEPLRMVTSYLQLLDQRYGDALGEDGEEFIEFAVDGAERMRAMIDGLLEYSRVETQGEPFEPVDLDAILEEVRDDLQLRIAETEAEITADDLPTVAGDASQLRQVFQNLLNNAIEYSGDEPPRIDIDAERVGGQWQITVSDHGIGINPDNQDRVFEVFQRLHTSNEHPGTGIGLALCQRIVERHDGELWVESEPGDGSAFSFTLPVP comes from the coding sequence ATGAGTTCGACGCCGTTGACGGATACCCTCCGCGAAACTCTCGCAACCTTCGAGGAAGGCGGGGCTCCTCAAACAACGACCGAGGTCGCCGAACAGTTCGACCTCGGTCGGCGGAGTGCCTACGAACGACTGGAGCGACTCGTCGACCACGACCAACTCGAAACCAAGAAAGTCGGGGGAAACGGGCGCGTCTGGTGGCGGCCAGCGACGGTCGGCGGAGCGACTACACAAGATGCGGTGGATAGCGACCTCGGAAAAGTCTTTGATCGAATCTCGGACAGTTTCTACGCCCTCGACGAAGAACTTCGCTTTCGCTATCTGAACGACACCGCAGCAGACCTTTTTGGACTGGATGAGGGTGCAATTGGGTCGGACATTCGTAACGAGAACGTCACGGAGACGTACGAGAACGCACTGTGTGAGGCTCTTGAAACACAAGAGCCCGTAACCTTCGAAGACTACTATCCGCCGTTAGACAAGTGGTTCCAGAACGTCATCTATTCCTCAGAATCGGGTCTGTCGGTCTATACCCGCAACATCACCGAGCGGAAGCGACGTGAACAAGAACTGGCTCGCTACGAAACGATCGTCGAAACGAGTCCGATCGGCATCACGATCGTTGACAGTGACGGCAAGATGCAGTTCGCCAACGACCGCGCTGAGGAAATATACGGTCGAAGCAAAGCCCAGATCAACGACCTCAGCTTCGACGATTCCGACTGGAACGAAGTCGACGTCGACAGCACTCCCCTCCCAGACGACGAAAAGCCCTTCCCGCAAATTATCGAGTCCAAGGATTCGGTGTTCGATCATGTTAGCGGCGTGTCTCGTCCAGATGGAGAGCGCGTCTGGGTCTCCGTCAACGGGGCACCGGTCTACGACGAGCGTGGGGAAATCGAGAGTGTCGTGTTCAGTATCGAAGACGTCACTGAACGGCGGGAACGACAACGCGCTCTCGAGGAGAGCGAACGTCGCTACCGGACGCTCGCCGAAAACTTCCAGAACGGGCTCGTCACCCAGTTTGACGAGGAGCTTCGGTACACGCTCGCCGCGGGGCAGGCATTCGACTACCTCCCCCACTCGCCGGACGACGTCGAAGGTCAGCACCTCCACGAGGTATGGGACACCGACGTGGCCGACACGATCGAACCCGTCTACCAGACCGTCCTTGAAGGCGAGAAGCAGTCGATCGAGGGCACGTCCGAAGGGTGCGAGTGGATTGTCCAGGTCGTCCCCCTCACGGATCAGGATGGCGAGATTCACGGGGGAACAGCAATAGCCCTGGACATCACCGAGCGCAAAGAACGCGAACGTGCGCTCGAAGAATCCGAACGGCGGTACCGGACGCTCGCCGAAAACTTCCCAAACGGTGCAGTTGGTCTCTTCGACGATGATCTGCGGTATACGGCCGTCGGCGGGGAGTTGCTGGACACGGTCGGCGTCTCTCCAGAAGATTGGGTTGGAAACAGTGTCTACGACACCTACCCGGACGAGCTCGTTGAGGAGGTCAAACAATACTTCGAGGCCGCGCTGGAGGGCAAGATGAACTCGTTCGAGGTCGAGTACCACAATCGCAACCTGTTCGTGAACACCTTACCCGTCAGAAACGTCGACGATGAGGTCTACGCAGGGATGCTCGTCGTCCAAGACGTGACCGAACGACGGGAGTACCAGCGCAAACTCGAGGCGTCGAACGAACGCCTCGAACAGTTTGCCTACGCAGTTTCACACGACCTCCAGGAGCCACTCCGAATGGTGACGAGCTACCTCCAGTTGCTCGACCAGCGGTACGGCGATGCGCTCGGCGAAGACGGCGAGGAGTTCATCGAGTTCGCCGTCGACGGCGCCGAACGAATGCGAGCGATGATCGATGGGTTACTCGAGTACTCGCGGGTCGAAACGCAAGGGGAGCCGTTCGAGCCGGTCGATCTCGACGCCATTCTGGAAGAGGTCCGCGACGACCTCCAGTTGCGGATCGCCGAGACGGAAGCCGAGATTACGGCCGACGACCTGCCGACAGTGGCCGGTGACGCCAGCCAGTTGCGCCAGGTGTTCCAGAACCTGTTGAACAACGCGATCGAGTACAGCGGCGACGAGCCACCACGGATCGACATCGACGCCGAGCGTGTGGGTGGCCAGTGGCAGATTACAGTCAGTGATCACGGGATTGGGATCAATCCCGACAACCAGGATCGCGTGTTCGAAGTGTTCCAGCGACTCCACACCAGCAACGAGCACCCGGGAACTGGCATCGGCCTGGCCCTCTGTCAACGGATCGTCGAACGCCACGATGGTGAACTATGGGTCGAGTCCGAACCCGGCGACGGCTCGGCGTTCTCGTTCACACTCCCTGTACCGTGA
- a CDS encoding serine hydrolase domain-containing protein encodes MNNITYIANYCYGSADPAEGRPATEDTQFRVESITKSLTAWAVLKLVEQDEIGLDDPVGQHLTSWDPPDTEYSWEEVTPRRLLSHSAGMPAGGYETVPLDEEPPLREALSGNADGPAARPTSEPGEFRYSNPGYALLELLVEDVSGRDFAAYVDDVLLDPLEMDGVTFVVTERLRSELATEHFVDGTPVTASHGPSNAHGELYATAEDIARFVAAGTETSGGPVGRSVLAPENVAEIYTPTVETTGFYSLASDGAGLEHFVETLSDGARAVMNGGQGAGSWSWFHAIPETGDGIVILTNSERSVQLIADVVKAWTDRRGLPAVSLARARRWIRLPVWVLVGVAAGLALRLGYGVVAGTRTFAPLSDRDRTTRAVIGGFAVLTFGLWWTIGRETIAFFLPVIAEWLGLALSAVVALLLVTLLFPKTDRNEPT; translated from the coding sequence CTGAATAACATAACCTACATTGCCAACTACTGCTATGGCAGCGCTGACCCGGCGGAAGGACGCCCGGCGACCGAGGACACCCAGTTCCGAGTGGAATCAATTACGAAATCGCTCACTGCATGGGCGGTGCTGAAGCTCGTTGAGCAGGACGAGATTGGGCTCGACGATCCAGTTGGCCAGCACCTCACAAGCTGGGACCCTCCGGACACCGAGTATTCGTGGGAAGAAGTGACGCCACGGAGATTGTTGAGCCACAGCGCCGGGATGCCGGCGGGAGGCTACGAGACAGTCCCATTGGACGAAGAGCCGCCGCTCCGGGAGGCACTGTCCGGAAACGCGGACGGGCCGGCGGCGAGACCAACGAGCGAACCCGGTGAGTTCCGGTACTCGAATCCCGGATACGCGCTACTGGAACTCCTCGTCGAGGATGTCAGTGGCCGTGACTTCGCGGCGTACGTGGACGACGTACTCCTCGATCCGCTCGAGATGGACGGTGTCACCTTCGTCGTGACCGAACGACTCCGTTCTGAGCTGGCCACCGAGCACTTCGTGGACGGAACGCCGGTCACTGCGTCACATGGCCCCTCCAACGCCCACGGCGAACTGTACGCGACCGCCGAAGATATCGCCCGCTTCGTCGCCGCTGGCACGGAGACGAGCGGCGGACCGGTGGGGCGGAGCGTGCTCGCTCCGGAGAACGTCGCCGAGATATACACTCCGACCGTCGAAACGACGGGGTTCTACAGCCTCGCCAGCGACGGCGCAGGACTCGAACACTTCGTCGAAACGCTCTCTGACGGGGCGCGAGCGGTGATGAACGGCGGACAGGGAGCCGGCTCGTGGAGCTGGTTCCACGCCATCCCCGAGACTGGTGATGGTATCGTCATCCTCACAAACAGCGAACGGAGTGTGCAGCTTATCGCCGACGTCGTCAAAGCATGGACGGATCGAAGGGGCCTCCCTGCCGTGTCACTGGCGCGCGCAAGACGATGGATCCGTCTCCCAGTCTGGGTTCTCGTCGGTGTTGCAGCCGGTCTCGCTCTCCGACTCGGGTATGGAGTCGTCGCGGGGACGCGAACGTTCGCCCCGCTATCTGACCGAGACCGAACTACTCGTGCAGTCATCGGCGGCTTCGCCGTCCTAACGTTCGGGCTCTGGTGGACTATCGGTCGGGAGACCATTGCGTTCTTCCTGCCGGTGATCGCCGAGTGGCTCGGCTTAGCGCTGTCGGCAGTCGTCGCTCTCCTGTTGGTGACGCTCCTCTTTCCCAAAACAGACAGGAATGAACCGACGTGA
- a CDS encoding ComEC/Rec2 family competence protein: protein MKRLLLVVLVAAMLVLAGCADGAGTDTDESDIETDGSLEDADSNGAEDDTAADSNGAEDDTAADEDDTDSEETTDTEADEPDSGASPDVDGELEIHHIDVGQADATLLIDPSGETMLIDSGDWRQGGTDVIDYLEDEDVDRIDHLVATHAHADHIGGHDAIIEHYETERDGIGAAYDSGVAHTSQTYERYLDAIEDHDVELLVVEDGDHIEFGDATIDVRNPPAGDSESDLHYNSVALAIEFGEFSYLTTGDAEADAEQRMVDEHGAQLESDAYQAGHHGSTTSSTTPFMDQVAPDVAVISSAYDSQYGHPHDEVLEDYADRDIETYWTAVHGDVVLTTDGSDVELETEHEFSTDASELLEEKPADDDTQASLTHPIDVATAPLVG from the coding sequence ATGAAACGACTTCTCTTGGTTGTCCTTGTTGCAGCAATGCTCGTTCTTGCGGGCTGTGCTGATGGGGCTGGAACAGATACCGATGAGTCAGACATAGAAACAGATGGCAGCCTCGAAGACGCCGATTCAAACGGGGCTGAAGATGATACAGCAGCCGATTCAAACGGGGCTGAAGATGATACAGCAGCCGATGAGGACGACACAGATTCAGAAGAGACTACCGACACCGAAGCAGACGAACCTGATTCAGGAGCCAGTCCCGATGTCGACGGTGAACTCGAGATCCACCACATCGACGTCGGCCAGGCTGACGCCACGCTCCTGATCGACCCCTCCGGTGAGACGATGCTCATCGATTCCGGCGACTGGCGTCAAGGAGGTACCGACGTGATCGACTACCTCGAGGACGAGGACGTCGATCGAATCGACCATCTCGTCGCAACACACGCACATGCCGACCACATCGGCGGCCACGATGCGATCATCGAACACTACGAAACCGAACGTGACGGCATCGGCGCAGCTTACGACTCTGGCGTTGCTCATACGAGCCAGACGTACGAGCGATATCTCGATGCCATCGAAGACCACGACGTCGAACTGCTGGTCGTCGAAGACGGCGATCACATTGAGTTTGGCGACGCGACCATCGACGTCCGCAACCCGCCGGCAGGTGACTCGGAGTCCGATCTTCACTACAACAGTGTAGCACTCGCCATCGAGTTCGGTGAGTTTTCCTATCTCACCACCGGCGATGCAGAAGCCGACGCTGAACAGCGGATGGTCGACGAACACGGAGCGCAACTCGAGTCGGATGCCTACCAGGCGGGCCACCACGGCTCGACGACGTCCTCGACAACACCGTTCATGGACCAGGTGGCACCGGACGTGGCAGTCATCTCGAGTGCGTACGACTCCCAGTACGGGCATCCACACGACGAGGTCCTCGAGGACTACGCCGATCGAGATATCGAAACGTACTGGACCGCCGTTCACGGCGATGTCGTCCTCACGACTGACGGGAGCGATGTCGAACTCGAGACGGAACACGAGTTCTCGACTGATGCGTCGGAGCTCCTCGAGGAGAAACCAGCTGATGACGATACACAAGCGTCGCTCACCCATCCGATTGACGTGGCTACAGCACCACTAGTTGGCTAA
- a CDS encoding succinic semialdehyde dehydrogenase has product MARTSGLRILEETTLKSARLERLEQLAARIETTGDRSSLEVRTPITDEPIGSIPGCTANDVAVAVERARSAQTEWERVTVDERAAILERFGDLVLERREELLDVVQLETGKSRHHAVEEVLDVPLTCSYYAANGPSILADADRTGAVPLASDATVTYDPLGVVGVISPWNYPLTLAMTDAIPALLAGNAVVCKPDERTPFIALALADLLTEAGLPDDLFQIITGDGATVGPALIDEVDYVAFTGGTETGRTVAEQAGRNLIDCSLELGGKNPMLVLDDADPETAARGAVKGAFTNAGQLCLAPERIYVDERRYDEFLDAFVGATRRLEVGLEFDYGSDIGSLIDGDHLDSVREHVESAVANGASLLSGGRTRPDVGPFCYEPTILTDVDPDSRVACEETFGPVVSVHPVSGVDEAIERANDSEYGLNASVWTGDRERGRAVAREIDCGTVCINDPYTVGWAAMDAPMGGFGDSGLGRRHGPEGLQRYVDARTIATSRIGPMDAPPGVSPRWFARFMLGLTNVQRRLTRWLP; this is encoded by the coding sequence ATGGCACGGACGAGCGGATTGCGGATCCTCGAGGAGACGACCCTCAAGAGTGCGCGCCTCGAACGTCTCGAGCAGCTCGCGGCTCGCATCGAGACCACCGGCGACAGGTCGTCACTCGAGGTTCGGACGCCGATCACCGACGAACCGATCGGATCGATTCCGGGCTGTACAGCCAACGACGTCGCGGTTGCGGTCGAACGTGCTCGTTCGGCCCAGACAGAGTGGGAACGGGTGACGGTCGATGAGCGGGCGGCAATCCTCGAGCGATTCGGTGATCTCGTACTGGAACGTCGTGAGGAGCTGCTCGACGTGGTGCAACTCGAGACGGGCAAATCCCGCCACCATGCCGTCGAGGAGGTGCTCGACGTCCCATTGACGTGTTCGTACTACGCGGCGAACGGACCCTCGATACTCGCGGACGCGGATCGAACTGGTGCGGTTCCGCTGGCCTCGGACGCGACGGTCACGTACGATCCCCTCGGCGTCGTCGGCGTGATCTCGCCGTGGAACTACCCGCTGACGCTCGCGATGACCGACGCGATCCCTGCCCTGCTTGCCGGCAACGCCGTCGTCTGCAAACCCGACGAGCGCACGCCGTTTATCGCGCTGGCGCTTGCGGATCTGCTGACGGAGGCCGGTCTGCCGGACGACCTCTTCCAGATCATTACCGGCGACGGGGCAACAGTCGGGCCCGCGCTGATCGACGAAGTCGACTACGTCGCCTTTACCGGCGGCACCGAGACGGGCCGAACGGTCGCCGAACAGGCCGGCCGGAATCTGATCGACTGCTCGCTCGAACTCGGCGGGAAAAACCCGATGCTCGTCCTCGACGACGCCGATCCCGAGACGGCCGCTCGCGGCGCGGTCAAGGGTGCGTTCACCAATGCGGGACAGCTCTGTCTCGCTCCCGAACGGATCTACGTCGACGAACGACGGTACGACGAGTTCCTCGACGCTTTCGTCGGCGCCACGCGGCGTCTCGAAGTCGGTCTCGAGTTCGACTACGGTTCCGATATCGGTTCGCTGATCGACGGCGATCACCTCGACAGCGTCCGCGAGCACGTCGAGAGCGCGGTCGCCAACGGCGCATCGCTGCTTTCGGGTGGCCGCACCCGTCCTGACGTTGGCCCGTTCTGTTACGAGCCGACGATCCTGACGGACGTCGATCCCGACTCGCGGGTCGCCTGCGAGGAGACGTTCGGTCCCGTCGTTTCCGTCCACCCGGTCTCGGGCGTCGACGAAGCGATCGAACGGGCGAACGACTCCGAGTATGGTCTGAACGCCAGCGTCTGGACAGGCGACCGCGAGCGCGGCCGTGCAGTCGCCCGCGAGATTGACTGTGGTACCGTCTGCATCAATGATCCCTACACCGTCGGCTGGGCGGCGATGGACGCACCGATGGGCGGCTTCGGCGATTCGGGACTCGGCCGCCGTCACGGTCCCGAGGGACTCCAACGGTACGTCGACGCCCGGACGATCGCGACCTCGCGGATCGGCCCAATGGACGCCCCGCCAGGCGTCTCGCCGCGCTGGTTCGCGCGCTTCATGCTCGGACTGACGAACGTTCAGCGGCGGCTCACCAGGTGGTTACCGTGA
- a CDS encoding DUF3006 domain-containing protein, translated as MTETYTATLDRIVDEQTAVLLLEEDDETVDQLDVDVTTLPPEAQHEGAVLEIGVEASELCEVEYLPEDTHSRNESAQERLDRLS; from the coding sequence ATGACCGAGACCTACACCGCAACACTCGATCGGATCGTCGACGAACAGACAGCGGTGCTCTTGCTTGAAGAGGACGACGAGACTGTCGACCAACTCGACGTCGACGTAACGACGCTGCCACCGGAGGCTCAGCACGAAGGGGCAGTTCTGGAGATCGGTGTCGAAGCAAGCGAACTCTGTGAAGTCGAATACCTCCCTGAGGACACACACTCTCGCAACGAGTCTGCACAGGAGCGACTCGATCGGCTCTCTTGA